Part of the Lolium rigidum isolate FL_2022 chromosome 6, APGP_CSIRO_Lrig_0.1, whole genome shotgun sequence genome, AGTTGTCTGTAGGAGAACAAATGAGGCCAGCAAAGAACAAGGTCTGCGAAAATCGGTCTAGAGTACAAGAAAACAAGTGAAAACTAACTTTTCTATAAAAAAACCAAATCCTGACATGCATACTTCACCTATTGGATCTGTGCTAAATATAATGTTCAGGTGAAAAATTAGACTAAATTACTCCAGGTTCCTGACATGTATAGGTGAGTGATCGGTTGCGATGATGAGAGGAAGAACTACATTAAATAATTAGAAGGACATGTTTTGATCTCCATCACTGATTGAATGTGAAGTTATAAACTTTTTTAGGAGTGTATCGAAGAAACGCTGCCGCTTCACAATGAACAATTTTTCCATTATGTCTCCGAAATGTCTTCTCCAGGTTAGTCCTACTGTAAATGATATATTTCAATAGCATGTTTCCACCCCTGCTTGCATCAGTAACTCTATGTCAAAAGAAAAGGCACGCCTTATATCGAAGTGCTGCAACAACCAGAAATTTGGAAAAGTTATAGTACCATTCTCTACATTAATCACAGATAGGACTAAAATGCTTCGTAAACATTGCACATACATCTGAAAGCACCTTTACTTTAGTGCACCTGTGTTTTGTGGTGGAGCCGCTGCTCCATGGAGCTTAAAACTTGCTCTCAATCTAGAAACAAATTAGCCCAAGGACATCACTTTTGCTATCTAGTTCTTCTTAATCTGTCATCTGTTTGCACATGTGACCGACAAAGTACGCAGGTTGGGCCTAAACCATTTTGATACCCAAGGAATTTTTATATAGGTTATAATTGGAGCAAACTATAAATGCACAAACTGCAAATTGTTGCAGCTCACATTATTTGCTAACCTTGCTCTTATGTGGAGTGAATGTTGTCTAATCAGATCTGGAAGATGGAGATGATCGTATGGAGAACAAGTCGCTCCTTCACATGTTTGAACTTCCGTTCCATTTTCTTTGTGAAATCACAAATGGTTTCTCAGAGGAACAAGTAGTTTCTTATCAGACATCTGCAACAGTTTTTAAGGTATTTTTGTTCCTTCAACCATATGTCATCATGTCTACCATATATTAGTAAGCAAAGTTAAACAGGGCATACTTCGCTCTGGGGAAGAGATTGCTGTGAAGTTCTTAGACGGAAGCCATCTCGCAACTCTTGATAATATGTTTCAGAAAGAATTTGGCAATCTCATGGATGCCAAGCACGATAATATATTGCAATTAGTTGGCTTTTGCTGTGAAAATGAAAGGAAGATGGTCAAGCATGAAGGGAGATATATTTTTACGGACGAGGTAGCTTATCTACTATGCTATGAGTATGCCCAGAGTGGAAACCTTGACAAATATATCTATGGTGAGATATGATACTAAAGTCTCTCTTCTTCCTTTTGACTTTTGAGTAAAATTCGGTATTAATCATatactcctatttgataaaaaaattgtttATTTGGATTTAATAAAACACACCACGCTGGATTAGATTTTAGAGCCAAAATTCAACATCTCAgccaagaaaattcaaaacaggtTATTGGTTTGGTGAAGTGTCTATCTTCAGTAGAATTCAACATTCTGAGGGCAATGagaaatatatttttaaaatttaatggACCCGTaccctcaaactgttcctccaacGATGTGAATTTAGGAACACTTTACAAGGAAGTCTAAAAGCACTCTGTCAGAATACCTAAATGATTATCTTGTTTATTTGTCAAAATAGCGCTCTTCTGAGCTCTTGCAACTCTAGTTCTACCACTAATCCACTAAATCACTTAACTTCTCGTGCCCAAGTCAAGCCTCGCATGATGTAAACTATAAAGATGGATAAAGACAGAGACAGAGAGGCAGGAGCCTAGAATTATATCATTTGTAAGAACCAGTTCTTTTTGTACAGGCGAATCTTGTCTTGATTGGAATACGCGCTTCAAAATAATTATAGGCATTTGCGAGGGGCTGCAATTCTTGCATACAGAATCTGAACTACATATTTTTGGTACATCTCTTGATCCTGAAGACATATTATTGGATGCAAACATGGTGCCTAAACTTCAAGATGTTGGTCTATCAAATCTCATTGAAAAACTAACCCCAAAAAGGTCAGAATATGCTCTGCAAGCAATGTGATCTCAGTTGTCACATATCTCCAGTTTTCTCTCTTTGGTAAAATAAGATGCATTTATTTGTCATGTTATATTTACTAAAACATTCAATGTGCTTCAGTAGAAACATAGATCCAGATTTTGTAGTAGAGCAGACACTAGCTTCAATGCGGTTGGACATACTCAGGTTAGGTATCTTAATCCTGCAGGTCacaacaggagagagaaaaaaaCATGTAAGGCAAACGTTTTGACGATTGGGAGAATTATTTAAAGTTTTGTAGTTGGTACTCACACTTAAGCTCCTCACTCTTAATCTGCAAGGTACACTTATGGGACGATGAAGACATATTATCGAGGTACCCATCCTTCGATATCACTTTTATTGGTCAATTCAAACTATGCTTCCAGACTGGACTTAGGTGTGCCGGGGGCAGTAAGGTGGGAAGTCCCACTTCCATCCAGGAAATTATCGAAACACTGAAGAGTGCATATTTAGGGCCAATGTCAAACGAGGTATGAATTTCTGGAACATAAACGGTCTACTCATTCAGTATGATATAGTGTACAAAAGTATGCACTGGAAATAAAATCTTGTTTTAGTAAAACATCAAACTGAACCTTTTTACCAATTTAGCCCAAATGTTTGACTGCAAGCCCTCTAATAGATACATTATGAAAACAATATTTGTTGATGAATCTGATTATACTGATTTCATAGCGTATGTTTTCTTTTCGAAAGGGCAAAAAACCCGGCGTGTATATCAATTGATCCATATAACCTTTTAATTTCATTTGATAGTGTAGGTTTGAAAACAATTATAGACTTTATCAGTTTATGAAATTTTGACGTATGACAGGATTAAAGTTGCTTGTACATAGAAACAAAGGGGGCATTTTTCCTGTATCTACCTTAATCTCCTCCGCTATAATCGCATGGGGATTATAGCGGAAAGTACTTTCCAACAATATTTTGTGGTGAAACACAATTGTTACCAGATTTGGATTTTATTCTTGGCAGGACATGACACCCTTGTCCACCGCATTGCATCCTCAGCTTATATCCAGCCTCCAACGCGAATTGTCCTCCTACCGCAGTCGTGTAAGCTCTGCTGCTATTATATTCTAATTCTTCCATCTTATTGTATGCCAAAGACTAATGTAGTAATGTGCTATTTTAATCCAAAAAATATATGCTTTGTCTTATTTCGTGTTGTGTTTCCATGGTTTTCCCGTTGGACATATATATGATGGCAGTCAATCCAACCAATAAAAAAGGTACTACCTCTGTTCTTTATTAATTGACACCAGGCATGTATGTGTGTAGGCTACTTTCTCTGCACAACTCACGTCAATTTaatccgaacggagggagtattatttttttCTTTGATCGTGCTATCGTGTTTCCGAATTGTCAACTTTTATATGTTTTAAACCCTACTATCATGTATTCCCTTATTGTGCAATGTCACCAAATAATATATTGTATTGATACATAGTTTGGCTGTCACCTATAGAAAcaaaacaatggtttcaattcccTAGGCATTCATCCCTTCTTTATTTAAAAAATATCTATCCGGATTTATAACACAACACCCATAAAATATCTATTGAAACCCTGAGTCATGTAACTTCAATAATGAAATAACTAGAGACGGCTCGATCGCAAGTTCAACGTCACCTCCACATAAGAGCTACCTTCAGTACACCCCCATAAACACGTCATCGATCGAGAATGATTCCTACCCCTTCAAAATTAAGGCTAGACTTTGAATTAATTAAGTCGAAGTCTAACCTTGTTAAAACTTGTATAGCCCATTTGAATATGTATGTGTTGTATACTTAGTACGACATTGTTTGTACGAATAATACAGTCATAGTGGCCCCATCCTTCGTTGTAGATCATGTTCAAGGTGTCCTTGGCGATGGTGAGCTATGGGGCTCCTTTGCTCGGTCGCGGTAATCGGCATGAGCTCCCGCGTCCCTCTTAGGCATGCCCGGAGCAGTGTCATGTGACACGCGCGTGGATAGTGATCAAGAAGCTGCATATCAATATCGGTGGTGTTCACGGTGCATGGGCTGATGCATGCGCTCACATCCCAAGTCCTATCCATATGCAGCTGATGCATGCATGCCTATGCATCCGCATGCAGCTTCGTCTAAGTGGCTCAGCTTCCCTGAGTTGTCGTTTTTCTCTTGCCGGAATTTTGCAAGACCAAAAGCGAGGAATAGGGGCGAGCTAGCTAGAAGAGAGGGGATCGAAGGTGGCCGTCAGATCTGACAAGGAATGGGGATTGATGGCATCCACTAGAGCACGAATTAGGTGTCATCTCATGtgcatgccagaggaattaagtgCCCTTATAGAGGGTTGGCTTGTTTAGGATTAATTCATTGGTTAGTAATAGAAACTTCGGATGGATGTGCATtagttgaaaggacgagatggtTAGGACCATATGTGTAAGGGTCTAAATTGGTAACCGCTTGGGTACTCTCTAACCAGATTAGCTCTTTGGCACTCGACATGTGGCCTAGTTTATTTTTTAGTTAGGTAGTGTTAATCTAGCACAAATTTATTGCCTAATTTGTGCTAATTTTAGTTTGAGCTTTTCTGCCGAGTACCGTGTGAACCATTAGCATAGGCAAATTTTCCTTTTGTTGGGTAGCACCAATCTAGAGCTCAATTAATTGCTTGCTCTCTCTCAAGAGTGGTATAATTAATTAGTAACTTTTGTGGATTTATAATTTTGTCTAAAATTATTTACTCGATGTGGGAATCAAACTGTGGTCCTGAGAGTAACCGTCTATGGCCTCATTTTGTATAaatattaaagtagctttatttcTCAATTACttttttcgctcctctttttgTGTGTCAAGAACACATGACTTTTGATCACTTTTTTAGTTCCCTTTCTAAAGCCGGTGGAttttttaggggggggggggggggttctagGTTGAAAAAACACATTCAATTTCATGAACTAgcactttcaattcaaatcacctaCGACTTTCAACTCAAAATTATTGAATCATGTATTTTTAATCAAAATTCATGTTAGCTAGACTAGATATTTTTACAATTCTTTTTTTCGGGTTAGTGATTTTTAAGGGGCTTAATAACGAGTTGAGAAAAACCCACCTTCAACTAAAATGTACTAACACTTTTAACTCAAATAAACTATCTCTTTACTATCACGGTTTATCTCACATAATGTGGATGTTTATCAACGTGTTGTTGAGGTAGTTACCATCATACTTATGATGTTGTTAAGGTAGTACCAAAAATGCTGATGATATAGTTATTAACATGTTTACGATGTTGATATCAAAGTGCCAAGTGTTGAGTAACTAGTTATTAACTTGATTATTATGAAGTTACCAAGGTATTGAGTATCTAGTCACCAACATGATGATCAATTATGTAGTTATCAAGGTGTTTATTTAGCTAGTGACCAACACAGTGTTGATTTAGGTACGGAGGTGTTCAATGACTATTGACCAACATGTTGATGTAGTTACCAAGGTGTTAAGTACTAGTCACCGACGCTGATTCTCATGTTGTTAACAAGATGTTGAGTACTGTTACCAACGTGGTGTTAATGTACTTATCCAAGAATTTATAACTATTTACAACCATGTGTTGATGTAGGTATCAAGGTGCTTAGTAACTAGTCACCAACCAGTGCTAATGTTGTTACCAAGGTGTTCAGTAACTAGTGACCAATAAGTGCTAATGTTGATCAGTACTAGTCGCTGAAACTGATTCCCATACTATTAACAAGATGTTAAGTACACAGTTACCAACATGGTGCTAATGTAGTTATCCAAGTGTTGAGTAACTATTTTACCAACATGTGTTGATGTAGGTATCAAGGTGTTCACTAACTAGTCACCAATAAGTGCTAATGTGGTTATGAATATGTTCAGTAACTAGTCACCACCAAGTTGTTGATGTAGTTACCAAGGTGTTTAGTAACTAGTCACCAGGGACGAAGAAAGGGGGAACGAGCGGGGCaagaccccccccccctccctaaTGATTTGTCCGTCCCTTGAAAAAGATTTGTTGATCGCTATTTCTTACCCTTTCCAGCTACGTCGCCCCCTCCATGTGcatgcaacacatgtgaagcaacccccaaaTCCCCTTTGATGAGCCCATCTAGTAATATAAATGCACTTACAAGAAGTCCAACAACTATAAGCCCATCCGGAAGACAAGGAATCAACAAGGGGTCAACAGTCAGCATAGTCACGCACGTCCTGAATAGATTGTTCTGTTTCTGGAATTATATTGTGCCTGTGTTGCACACCCGCTTGTCGGCCGCTGCCGAGGCCTCAAATACAGAAGATCAGTGGCCACGATGTGTCGAGAATTGACAACTTAGAAGGATTGTCGAATGGTTTCTCTCATCGTTGCATTCCTCCCTCGATAGGGTTAGTTTGGTTGGTGCCACGGTTTGTCATTGACCTGCCCAGAGTCTCTTCCTCCATCTTACTTCTAGTCTTTTTTGATAGCCTAATTAGATGATTGTTTCCGTCCTATTGCCTAGTTGTGTATTTCGGGTTTTGACTACTGAGATTTCATTGAATCAGATTAAGTCCAATATTGACAACTGAACCAATTTGTATATCATCTATCCCTAGTGCACTAGTAATATTATCAATCTCCGCTCACCAAAACAATTTATCAATTGTATAGAAGAGCACAAAAAACCATATACTAAGAAAAGTAAGACTCCCCCCTATACTGAAATCCTATCTCCGTCACTGCTAGACACCAACCCAGATGCTCATGTTCTTACCAAGATGTTCAGTATGTTCTTACCAACATGGTGCTAGTGTAGTTATCTAATTTGAAAGGGTGGTGCTAGCGACTAGAAGGGGGGTTGAATAGGAGCTACACAAGTTTTACCTTTTTAAATTTTTGGAGCCGAAGCGCCAAAGTAAAGGTGATTGCTCTGTCATTCCATGGAAAGCATGCGAAATCCTTTGATTGTTTATAGAATCAAAATAACTAGATAGTCTTTCTTGTTCCACTTGCAAGGCAAGGAAAACAAAATGTCAGTTTCGTTATTACAACCTTATTTTTTTATGTCAAAGACAAAAAGCTACGCGCAAATTCTCATTGGATCTCGGTTGTTCTTAACAGCGATGGCTATTCATTTAAGTCTTCGGGTAGCACCACCAGATCTTCAACAAGGTGGAAATTCTCGTATTTCGTATGTACATGTTCCTGCAGCTCGGATGAGTATAGTTATTTATATCGCGACAGCTATAAACAGTTCCTTGTTCCCATTAACAAAACATCCCCTTTTTCTTCGCTCTTCCGGAACCGGTACAGAAATTGGTGCTTTTTCTACTTTGTTTACGTTAGTGACTGGGGGGTTTCGGGGAAGGCCTATGTGGGGTACCTTTCGGGTGTGGGATGCTCGTTTAACTTCTGTATTCATCTTGTTCCTTATTTACCTGGGTGCACTGCGTTTTCAAAAGCTTCCTGTCGAACCGGCTCCTATTTCAATCCGTGCTGGACCGATCGATATACCAATAATAAAGTCTCCAGTCAACTGGTGGAATACATCGCATCAACCTGGGAGCATTAGCCGATCTGGTACATCAATACATGTTCCTATGCCCATTCCAATCTTGTCTAACTTTGCTAACTTCCCCTTCTCTACCCGTATCTTGTTCGTTCTGGAAACACGTCTTCCTATTCCATCTTTTCCCGAATCTCCCTTAACGGAAGAAATAGAAGCTCGAGAAGGAATACCACTAAAAACCTAGTTCGCTCTCAAATAAAAACCTAGTTCACTCGCTAAAGCATCCATGGCTGAATGGTGAAAGCGCCCACCAACCTAGAAAGACAAAATGGGTCAAAAAGTAGGTTCGATTCCTGCCGGATGCCTCAGCCTCTTAAAGACAGAAACAGAGGAGGGAAAGAAGGTAGTATAGGGAACTTGCTTTTGGATTCTTATCGAAAGTGAATCCCTCTAACACTTGCAAAGTAAATGAAAACACAAGTAAGAGTGAGAGTGAAAGGAAAGCGGTACAACCGAGAGCAAGCAGAGATGAGACGCAATATgttttcccgtagttccttccacaataggaagtatgACTACGTTGAGGTGTGGAACCACAAAGGTGATCACCAAGACCAGTGATCAATTATCCAGAAAAAATAACCAGCCAATGAACCATACGAAAATGGTGGGTCATCATTTGTATTGCTAAAATTTATTCCTACACACTTGAGCACATACGGTAAAATTTTATTCacgtgttgttaacaaacactcAAAACggtagagatagagcatgatctTTCATAAGTATTGAGTCAATAGTTATCATCATGATGATGATGTAATTATTAATGCATTGAATAAAACGTTACCATGCATTGTGCATTTTTTTAtactcactgatacgtctccaacgtatcgataatttcttgtgttccatgccacattattgatgttatctacatgttttatgcacactttatgtcatattcgtgcattttctggaactaacctattaacaagatgccgaagtgccgattctttgttttctgctgtttttggtttcagaaatcctagtaaagaaatattctcggaattggacgaaataaaagcccggaggcctattttctcacgaagcttccggaagtccgaaggagagacgaagaggggccacggggcgccaaaccctagggcggcgcggcccccccttggccgcgccggcctgtggtgtgggcccctcgtgccgcctcttgacctgcccttccgcctacaaatagcctccgtgacgaaacccccgatgccgagagccacgatacggaaaacattgccgagacgccgtcgccgccgatcccatctcgggggatcctggagatcgcctccggcacctgccggagaggggattcatctcccggaggactctacaccgccatggtcgcctccggagtgatgagtgagtagtctacccctggactatgggtccatagcggtagctagatggttgtcttctccccattgtgctatcattgtcggatcttgtgagctgcctatcatgatcaagatcatctatatgtaattctatatgttgcgtttgttgggatccgatgaatagagaatacttgttatgttgattatcaaagttatgcttatgtgttgtttatgatcttgcatgctctccgttattagtagatgctgcggccaagtagatgcttttaactccaagagggagtactta contains:
- the LOC124659669 gene encoding putative cytochrome c biosynthesis ccmC-like mitochondrial protein, coding for MSVSLLQPYFFMSKTKSYAQILIGSRLFLTAMAIHLSLRVAPPDLQQGGNSRISYVHVPAARMSIVIYIATAINSSLFPLTKHPLFLRSSGTGTEIGAFSTLFTLVTGGFRGRPMWGTFRVWDARLTSVFILFLIYLGALRFQKLPVEPAPISIRAGPIDIPIIKSPVNWWNTSHQPGSISRSGTSIHVPMPIPILSNFANFPFSTRILFVLETRLPIPSFPESPLTEEIEAREGIPLKT